TAACAATATTTTTTTCCCGGGAATTGAAATGGCTAAGAAGAGAGTAAAGGGTAGTAGTTTTTCCACAGCCCGTTGGTCCAGTAACTAAAAATATACCATTAGGTTTAGCTATTATCTCTTTAAATTTAGTAAAGTTCCCTTCCTCCATCCCCAATTTATTTATATCTAAAATTAAAGAAGAGGTGTCTAGGATCCTCAAAACCATTTTTTCTCCATAAATGGTTGGTAAAGTAGAAACCCTGACATCTACTTCTCTACCGTTAATAGTTGTTTGAAAGCGATTGTCTTGAGGAAGCCTTCTTTCTGCGATATCCATATTGGCCATAATCTTTAACCTAGAGACAATAACTGCATGGGTATGTTTTGGGGATTTCATAATATCGTGGAGTATTCCATCTATTCTAAACCTGATGACTAACTTATCTTTGGCAGGTTCGATGTGAATATCACTAGCTCCATCTCTGATAGCTTGTTCAATGATGGAGTTAACTACCCGGACAATGGGAGCATCATCGACCATTTCCTTTAATTTTTCTATTGCTTCCATGTCCTTTTCAATATCTTTGTTTTCTTCTAGGTTTTTAATAACTTTATCTACCGATTCTTTAATTCCATAATGATGGTCTATTGCCCTTTGGATTTCGTCGGGGGTAGCTATTACCGGTTCAATTTCAAAGCCAGTTGTTCTGGATATTTCATCGATAGCCACCACATCTAAGGGGTCGACCATAGCTAAAGTCAACCTATTTCCTTGTAATTTTAGGGGTACTACTGAAAACCTTTTTGCCGTATCAGCATTTATTAAGTTAATAACTTTTTCATCTAAAGCAAATTTATATAAATTTACATGGGGGATTCCTAACTGAAATTCCAAAACCTCTATAAGTTGGTCATAGGTAAGAAGGCCTAACTGGACTAAGGCATCCCCTAATCTCTTACCATTTTGTTTTTGATAATTTAGAGCTTCTGATAACTGTTCCCCTGTTATTATCCCGTTTTCTACCAATAAATCCCCAAGTCTTTTCCTTTTCATCTCTCTCTCCCTTTCTCCCATAGGACTTAAGTACCGTATATATCATGATATAATTTTAGCAGTAACTAAGAAAAAAATAAATAGGTAGAAGAGGAAAATGTTGTAATTTTTTAAAATTTATCTTTTGTTGATAGATAGTAATAAATAACAGGAAGGACAAATAGGGTAAGAAAGGTGGAAATTAATAAACCACCAATTACCACTATAGCCATAGGAGCTTGCATCTCTGCCCCATCACCTAGCCCTAGTGCTAAAGGTATAAGGGCTAAAATAGTTGTTAGAGCTGTCATTAAAATAGGTCTTAAACGGACAGAGCCTCCCTTTATTATTGCCTCCTCTTTTTTAAATCCTTGCTCCCTTAATTTATTTATATAGTCTACCAAGACAATTCCATTATTAACTACTATCCCTGTCAACACGATAATTCCGATAAAAGCTGTAATCCCTAGAGCTTTACCGGTGAGGACTAAGCCTCCTATTACCCCAATCCCAGCAAAGGGAATAGTAAAGATAATTATAAAGGGATTTAAAAGGGATTCGAACTGGGCAGCCATTATCATGTAAACTAAAAATAAAGCTAAAATAAAGGCTAAATTCAGTCCTTGAAACCCTTCCTCCATCAACTGTGAAGCACCTCCATAAGTTGTACTATACCCTTCTGGTAAATTTAGGTCAGAAATAACTTTATCTACCTCTTTTTGG
The Anaerobranca gottschalkii DSM 13577 DNA segment above includes these coding regions:
- a CDS encoding GspE/PulE family protein, whose amino-acid sequence is MKRKRLGDLLVENGIITGEQLSEALNYQKQNGKRLGDALVQLGLLTYDQLIEVLEFQLGIPHVNLYKFALDEKVINLINADTAKRFSVVPLKLQGNRLTLAMVDPLDVVAIDEISRTTGFEIEPVIATPDEIQRAIDHHYGIKESVDKVIKNLEENKDIEKDMEAIEKLKEMVDDAPIVRVVNSIIEQAIRDGASDIHIEPAKDKLVIRFRIDGILHDIMKSPKHTHAVIVSRLKIMANMDIAERRLPQDNRFQTTINGREVDVRVSTLPTIYGEKMVLRILDTSSLILDINKLGMEEGNFTKFKEIIAKPNGIFLVTGPTGCGKTTTLYSLLSHFNSREKNIVTIEDPVEYRLEGINQVNVMPKIGLNFAEGLRSILRQDPDIVMVGEIRDKETAEIAIRAALTGHMVLSTLHTNDAPGALNRLVDMGLPPFLVASAINGVMAQRLVRKICSSCRGTGCGQCNNTGYKGRAAIHEVLVLDDEIRKGVMAGASSKQLKDLAISKGMITLYQDGLVKVKQGVTTEEEVLKVAYGEDF